Proteins co-encoded in one Tautonia rosea genomic window:
- a CDS encoding PSD1 and planctomycete cytochrome C domain-containing protein codes for MRPPTLATTRSLVLAACWAVFATVPSLAADDAKPERRIDFGTQIRPLLSDACFACHGPDSATRKADLRLDLRDEALADRGGYSAIIPGDVDASELFHRITSEDELDRMPPDSHEALTAEQIELIRTWIEQGAEWEDHWAFVPPTKPQPPAFEDDSWVRNPIDRFILDRLIKEDLEPSPEANSEALVRRVYLDLTGLPPTPAEVDAFLTDDREDRYEQLVDRLLQSPRYGEHMARFWLDAARYGDTHGLHLDNYREMWPYRDWVVNAFNRNLPYDQFVIEQLAGDLLPDPTREQLIATGFNRAHVTTSEGGSIEEEVYVRNVVERVDATGTVFLGLTVACARCHDHKFDPISAKDYYSLFAFFNSIDGKPLDGNAKAHPPVIQVPSPEQEAERARLDEQLAAIKGRISEAVSAVEYDPAADDDRGEYVRRNDFVWIDDTLPPGAKPSAEADWSFVSEPDHPVYSGEKAHLRIAEEQSQHFFTEASQGLLVGEGDTLFAHVFLDPINPPKEIMLQWNTGSWKHRAYWGENVIDYGADGTTERRSKGPLPTTGEWVRLEVSAAEVGIEPGTTITGMAFTQHGGKVRWDAAGLRTWTPQPGKTYTSLASWVRDQKVLGDKAGLPGPIRAIVEKAPADRSNDETQQLRDHFVRHAYAPSRSTLSPMLDELAAVESASKTLEEAIPTTLVWKEMSEPKPAFILNRGEYEERGEEVGRATPEFLPAMPEGAPLDRMGLALWLVDRSNPLTARVAVNRLWQQVFGTGLVKTSEDFGSQGDPPSHEELLDWLAVQFQDDGWDVKTFMKRLVTSATYRQTSRNTPELNTRDPKNVLLARGPRFRLDAETLRDQALAVSDLLVEQVGGPGVKPPQPSGLWEAVGYTSSNTAKFQADTGREKVHRRSLYTFWKRTAPPPQMTTFDAPSRESCTVRRERTNTPLQALLLLNDPQYVEAARGLAERTLQEAGPSVDDRLTHMFRLATARRPEADEHQELRAAFEELLTSYRSEVEEARALITVGETQPDPAFDPAELAAWTIIANTLLNLDEVIVKG; via the coding sequence ATGAGACCGCCGACCCTCGCGACGACGCGATCCCTCGTTCTGGCCGCCTGCTGGGCGGTGTTTGCCACGGTGCCATCGCTGGCCGCCGATGATGCGAAACCCGAACGTCGGATCGACTTTGGCACTCAGATCCGCCCACTGTTGTCGGATGCCTGCTTTGCCTGCCACGGACCGGATTCGGCGACTCGAAAGGCCGATCTTCGGCTCGACCTGCGCGACGAGGCGCTTGCTGATCGGGGAGGGTATTCCGCGATCATCCCCGGCGACGTCGACGCAAGCGAGTTGTTTCACCGGATCACAAGTGAGGACGAACTCGATCGAATGCCTCCGGATTCGCACGAAGCGTTGACGGCCGAGCAGATCGAGTTAATCCGGACCTGGATCGAACAAGGGGCCGAATGGGAGGACCATTGGGCGTTCGTTCCGCCAACCAAGCCCCAGCCTCCTGCGTTTGAGGATGATTCCTGGGTCCGGAACCCGATCGATCGCTTTATTCTTGACCGATTGATCAAGGAAGACCTGGAACCGTCTCCCGAGGCGAATTCTGAGGCCTTGGTGCGGCGGGTCTATCTCGACCTCACGGGGCTTCCCCCGACTCCGGCAGAGGTCGATGCTTTTCTAACGGATGATCGCGAAGACCGTTACGAACAACTCGTCGATCGGCTCCTTCAATCGCCTCGATACGGCGAACACATGGCCCGATTCTGGCTTGATGCGGCGCGATATGGAGACACGCATGGGCTGCACCTCGACAACTATCGAGAGATGTGGCCCTACCGCGACTGGGTCGTCAACGCCTTCAATCGCAATCTTCCTTACGATCAGTTCGTCATCGAACAACTCGCAGGAGACCTCCTGCCTGACCCGACCCGCGAACAGCTCATTGCCACCGGATTCAATCGGGCCCACGTAACCACGAGCGAAGGGGGATCGATTGAGGAAGAGGTCTATGTCCGCAACGTCGTTGAGCGCGTCGATGCAACCGGGACCGTCTTTCTTGGCCTTACCGTGGCCTGCGCCCGATGCCACGACCACAAGTTCGACCCGATCTCGGCGAAGGATTACTACTCGCTGTTCGCCTTTTTCAACTCGATCGACGGCAAGCCACTTGATGGCAATGCCAAGGCCCACCCGCCGGTCATTCAGGTCCCCTCGCCCGAGCAGGAGGCCGAACGAGCCAGGCTCGACGAGCAGCTCGCGGCGATCAAGGGGCGCATCTCCGAAGCTGTTTCCGCTGTCGAGTATGACCCCGCCGCCGACGATGACCGTGGTGAGTATGTGCGCCGCAACGACTTCGTTTGGATCGACGATACCCTTCCTCCAGGTGCCAAGCCCTCGGCCGAGGCTGACTGGTCGTTTGTTTCCGAACCGGATCACCCCGTCTACTCGGGTGAGAAGGCTCATCTACGAATCGCCGAGGAGCAGAGTCAGCACTTCTTTACCGAGGCGTCCCAGGGTTTGCTCGTGGGTGAAGGAGACACGCTATTCGCCCATGTCTTCCTTGATCCAATCAACCCGCCGAAGGAGATCATGCTCCAGTGGAATACCGGATCGTGGAAGCACCGGGCCTACTGGGGAGAGAATGTGATCGACTACGGGGCCGATGGCACTACCGAGCGGCGCTCGAAGGGACCATTGCCAACCACCGGGGAATGGGTCCGGTTGGAGGTTTCTGCCGCGGAGGTTGGCATCGAACCCGGCACGACGATCACTGGGATGGCGTTCACCCAGCATGGCGGCAAGGTTCGGTGGGACGCCGCCGGTCTACGTACCTGGACCCCGCAGCCGGGGAAGACCTACACGAGTCTCGCGTCGTGGGTGCGTGACCAAAAAGTTCTCGGCGACAAGGCCGGGCTTCCGGGTCCGATCCGCGCCATCGTCGAAAAAGCCCCGGCCGATCGCTCGAACGACGAAACGCAGCAGCTTCGTGACCATTTTGTTCGCCACGCTTACGCCCCATCCCGATCGACGTTGAGCCCCATGCTCGACGAGCTGGCCGCGGTCGAATCGGCGAGCAAGACACTTGAGGAGGCGATCCCGACGACTCTGGTCTGGAAGGAAATGTCCGAACCGAAACCCGCGTTCATCCTCAATCGAGGCGAGTACGAGGAGCGAGGGGAAGAGGTTGGTCGCGCGACTCCTGAATTCCTTCCCGCCATGCCCGAGGGAGCGCCGCTCGACCGCATGGGTCTGGCACTCTGGCTCGTCGATCGCTCCAACCCCCTGACCGCCCGGGTGGCTGTCAACCGTCTCTGGCAGCAGGTCTTCGGCACCGGCCTGGTGAAGACCTCTGAAGACTTTGGTTCTCAAGGGGACCCGCCGAGTCATGAGGAACTGCTCGACTGGCTCGCCGTCCAGTTTCAGGATGATGGCTGGGACGTCAAGACGTTCATGAAGCGGTTGGTCACGTCTGCGACCTATCGGCAAACGTCCCGGAACACTCCTGAACTGAACACGCGAGATCCGAAAAACGTGTTACTCGCCCGGGGACCGAGGTTCCGGCTCGATGCCGAAACGCTCCGCGACCAGGCGTTGGCCGTGTCTGACCTGCTCGTCGAACAGGTGGGCGGTCCGGGTGTCAAGCCCCCGCAACCGTCCGGACTCTGGGAGGCGGTCGGTTATACAAGCAGCAACACGGCGAAGTTTCAGGCCGACACTGGGCGCGAAAAGGTCCACCGCCGCAGTCTCTACACCTTCTGGAAACGGACGGCTCCGCCGCCGCAGATGACGACCTTCGATGCTCCCTCTCGGGAGTCTTGCACGGTGCGTCGAGAGCGGACGAACACGCCGCTCCAGGCATTGCTGTTGCTGAACGACCCGCAATATGTCGAGGCGGCCCGCGGCCTTGCCGAGCGGACGCTTCAGGAGGCTGGCCCGTCGGTCGACGATCGGCTGACCCACATGTTCCGTCTGGCCACCGCTCGTCGTCCTGAAGCGGATGAACATCAGGAGTTGCGTGCGGCCTTCGAGGAGCTCCTGACCTCCTATCGATCCGAGGTCGAGGAGGCCCGGGCGCTCATTACTGTGGGCGAAACACAACCCGACCCGGCGTTCGATCCGGCCGAACTTGCCGCCTGGACCATCATCGCGAATACCTTGCTCAATCTGGACGAAGTGATTGTGAAGGGCTAA
- a CDS encoding diguanylate cyclase — protein MKILVAEDDPVSATLIVGALRRLGHEIEVVPNGLEAELRLVADRSIRLVISDWMMPGLDGLELCRRLRGRSESLYTYFILITARSGIDARMAGYRAGVDDFLSKPLNLDELVARVEIARRILEMQEELVRRSDELEALKQELELRNERLADMAITDALTGLRNRRHFHRLFESSFELSHQSSQPLTVILLDVDRFKHYNDSYGHPAGDEVLIGVADVLRVNVRNRDLIARYGGEEFVVLLPRVSAPEGIALAERLRRSIADRVWREAPITASFGVGTSGPSTSTPDMLLDHADQALYRSKQRGRNCVTHFRELSPRHDRSPIVHNSSVRSPIPLKLPTTGTH, from the coding sequence ATGAAAATCCTAGTCGCGGAAGACGACCCGGTGAGCGCGACCCTGATTGTCGGTGCGTTGCGGCGGCTGGGACATGAAATCGAGGTTGTTCCCAACGGTCTGGAGGCAGAACTCCGACTGGTGGCGGATCGATCGATCCGGTTGGTGATCTCAGACTGGATGATGCCAGGGCTTGATGGGTTGGAACTCTGTCGACGTCTCCGGGGTCGTTCCGAATCACTCTATACGTATTTCATCCTCATCACGGCTCGCTCGGGAATCGATGCCCGGATGGCAGGCTATCGCGCCGGGGTTGACGACTTCCTGAGTAAGCCCTTGAATCTCGATGAGTTGGTTGCGCGGGTTGAGATTGCCCGACGCATTCTGGAGATGCAAGAGGAGTTGGTCCGCCGCTCCGACGAACTCGAAGCCCTGAAGCAGGAACTGGAGCTGCGCAATGAGCGGCTGGCGGACATGGCGATTACGGACGCGTTGACGGGTCTTCGAAATCGCCGTCACTTTCATCGGCTCTTCGAATCGAGTTTCGAGCTCAGTCACCAGTCGTCCCAACCGCTGACCGTAATTCTACTCGATGTGGATCGATTCAAGCACTACAACGACTCCTATGGGCACCCCGCGGGGGACGAGGTCCTGATTGGCGTCGCCGACGTTCTTCGGGTAAATGTTCGAAATCGCGATTTGATTGCGCGTTATGGCGGCGAGGAGTTCGTGGTGCTCCTGCCCCGAGTCAGTGCTCCGGAGGGAATTGCCCTGGCCGAGCGACTCCGACGTTCCATTGCTGATCGGGTCTGGCGTGAAGCACCGATCACGGCAAGCTTCGGCGTCGGGACGTCGGGCCCATCAACGTCGACCCCGGACATGCTGCTCGATCACGCTGATCAGGCCCTCTACCGCTCGAAGCAACGGGGACGGAATTGTGTCACCCACTTCCGAGAACTGAGTCCACGTCACGACCGATCGCCGATTGTGCATAACTCTTCGGTTCGTTCTCCCATCCCCTTGAAATTACCTACTACGGGAACTCATTAA
- a CDS encoding alpha/beta hydrolase has translation MNAPALLRWTASLTLGLLLIAPESMAQPEGFNYDESKVPDYSLPDPLLAEDGSKVTSADEWRLSRRPEVLRLFEDYVYGKTPIGRPEGMRWEVFESSEGAIGGLARRKQVRIFFSEDDNGPRMDLLLYTPSNAEGPVPTFLGLNFRGNHTVFPDPAIRLPEGGDDSVRGERRGRWPVDTIVSNGYGLATIWYHDIDPDVKDQWSDGVHPLAYAEGQSEPGSGEWGSIGAWAWGLSRALDYLETDDHVDGSRVIVMGHSRLGKTSLWSGAQDERFALVISNDSGCGGAALSRRRFGETVERINTSFPHWFTDRFKRFNGNEDELPVDQHMLISLIAPRPVLVCSAEEDLWADPRGEYLSAKHASPVYELLGTDGMASREMPGLNELISSTIGYHLRPGGHDVTDRDWEVFIEFANRHLGRSNSQ, from the coding sequence ATGAACGCCCCTGCCCTGCTCCGTTGGACTGCGTCGCTGACGCTGGGTCTGCTATTGATTGCACCAGAATCGATGGCCCAGCCTGAAGGATTCAACTACGACGAATCCAAGGTTCCTGACTATTCCTTGCCCGATCCCTTGCTCGCCGAGGATGGCTCAAAGGTGACCAGTGCCGACGAATGGCGTCTTTCAAGGCGCCCCGAGGTCCTCCGCCTTTTCGAGGATTACGTCTACGGCAAGACTCCGATCGGTCGTCCCGAGGGGATGCGATGGGAGGTCTTCGAGTCCTCCGAAGGGGCAATCGGCGGGCTTGCCAGGCGTAAGCAAGTTCGCATTTTCTTCAGTGAAGACGACAACGGCCCTCGGATGGACCTGCTCCTCTACACGCCGTCCAATGCTGAGGGACCGGTTCCAACATTTCTGGGCTTGAACTTCAGGGGGAATCACACGGTCTTTCCCGACCCTGCGATCCGCTTGCCCGAGGGTGGCGACGACTCCGTTCGAGGAGAACGCCGGGGAAGATGGCCGGTCGATACGATTGTCTCGAACGGCTACGGCCTGGCGACGATCTGGTATCACGACATCGATCCCGATGTCAAGGATCAGTGGAGTGATGGAGTTCATCCTCTGGCCTATGCCGAAGGCCAGTCGGAACCGGGATCAGGCGAATGGGGATCGATCGGCGCCTGGGCCTGGGGTCTCAGCCGGGCCCTCGACTATCTGGAAACTGATGATCACGTCGATGGTTCTCGTGTGATCGTGATGGGCCACTCTCGACTTGGCAAGACCTCACTCTGGAGCGGAGCGCAGGACGAACGTTTTGCTCTGGTCATCTCGAATGACTCAGGGTGTGGAGGGGCGGCTCTCAGCCGCCGTCGGTTTGGCGAAACGGTCGAACGCATCAATACCTCGTTCCCCCACTGGTTTACGGATCGGTTCAAGCGGTTCAATGGAAATGAAGATGAACTTCCGGTCGACCAGCATATGCTCATTTCGCTCATCGCTCCTCGGCCCGTTCTCGTCTGCTCGGCGGAAGAGGATTTGTGGGCTGACCCTCGGGGCGAATACCTTTCCGCCAAGCATGCCAGTCCGGTCTACGAATTGCTTGGAACTGACGGCATGGCAAGTCGGGAGATGCCGGGCCTCAATGAGTTGATCTCGAGCACGATCGGATATCATCTCCGTCCGGGTGGTCACGATGTCACCGACCGAGACTGGGAGGTGTTCATTGAGTTCGCCAACAGACACCTCGGGAGATCAAACTCGCAGTGA
- a CDS encoding GNAT family N-acetyltransferase, with translation MRLPRSPVVSWGRSSKDLLFGPLDPPETRSEFLTHKRPGFEFRLRDGRLVFLTPVLPEDRLRLEAAFEQLSDQSRVFRFFRQRDRLSEEEIRQFIQVDQVDHVAWCALDLPDPPFDGLGSGRLIRDASDPETAEVAVTVIDAAQGYGLGTVLLAVLVLRARMLGISRMKAYVLPANTVVVQWLKSLGWSTVRDEDSLEFEFSTISDPIQAPQSPSRQRFEQLLLELQRPFTDSLNSLANPRSSDSPTPVSGDLEGHVPAPETDEAS, from the coding sequence ATGAGGCTTCCTCGCAGTCCGGTCGTGTCCTGGGGGCGGTCGTCGAAGGACCTGCTGTTTGGTCCGCTCGACCCGCCCGAGACTCGCTCGGAATTTCTCACTCACAAACGGCCAGGATTCGAGTTCCGGTTGCGGGACGGACGCTTGGTATTCCTGACACCGGTTCTTCCGGAAGATCGTCTCCGACTCGAAGCGGCGTTTGAACAATTGTCCGATCAGTCTCGCGTGTTCCGATTCTTCCGCCAGCGCGATCGGCTCAGCGAGGAGGAGATCCGGCAGTTCATCCAGGTAGATCAGGTCGATCACGTTGCCTGGTGTGCGCTCGATCTCCCCGATCCGCCCTTCGATGGTCTTGGCAGTGGCCGGTTGATCCGAGATGCGAGCGATCCGGAGACGGCGGAGGTTGCCGTCACCGTGATCGACGCGGCTCAGGGGTATGGCCTCGGAACGGTTCTGCTGGCTGTCCTGGTGCTCCGTGCGAGGATGCTGGGGATCTCGCGGATGAAGGCATATGTCTTGCCGGCAAATACTGTGGTAGTGCAGTGGCTCAAGAGTCTCGGATGGTCGACGGTCCGGGACGAGGATTCTCTTGAGTTTGAATTCTCAACGATTTCCGATCCGATACAGGCTCCGCAGTCCCCCTCCCGGCAACGGTTCGAACAGCTCTTGCTCGAACTGCAGCGGCCATTCACCGATTCGCTCAATAGCCTGGCGAATCCCCGGTCGAGTGACAGTCCGACACCAGTGAGCGGTGACTTGGAAGGCCACGTTCCCGCTCCGGAAACGGATGAGGCATCTTGA
- a CDS encoding DUF1501 domain-containing protein: MDPILERIQTMTRRHFFGRGAVGLGTAALASLLPDRAAQAIGADQDRPPLSSGGLPGLPHFAPKAKRAIYLFMSGGPSQLDLFDYKPTMNEWFDKDLPESIRQGQRLTTMTSGQTRFPIAPSRYAFQQHGNSGAWVSELLPHTAKMVDDLAIIKSINTEAINHDPAITYICTGHQLPGRASMGSWLGYGLGSMNENLPAFVVMTPSWTGRKDAQALYNRLWGSGFLPSKHQGVRLRTDGDAVLFLSDPPGVTSTKRRRMLDSLATLNQKHYDEFADPETQARIAQYEMAFRMQSSVPDLMNLADEPKHILDMYGPDVQKPGTFAYCALMARRLAERDVRFVQLFHRGWDQHGNVAGDLPKQCQDIDQPSWALVQDLKQRGLLDDTLVIWGGEFGRTIYCQGGLTRENYGRDHHPRCFTIWMAGGGIKPGIVHGETDEFSYNVVQDPVHIHEMNATILQCLGIDHKRLTYKFQGLDMRLTGVEDHGPVRALLA; encoded by the coding sequence ATGGACCCGATCCTCGAACGCATCCAGACGATGACGCGGCGTCACTTCTTCGGCCGGGGGGCCGTGGGCCTGGGCACCGCAGCCCTTGCCTCGCTCTTGCCCGATCGAGCCGCCCAGGCCATCGGTGCCGATCAGGACCGACCGCCCCTCTCCTCCGGTGGCCTGCCCGGCTTGCCTCACTTTGCCCCAAAAGCGAAGCGGGCCATTTACCTGTTCATGTCCGGAGGGCCTTCACAACTCGATCTGTTCGACTACAAGCCGACCATGAACGAGTGGTTCGACAAGGATTTGCCCGAGTCGATCCGCCAGGGGCAGCGGCTGACGACGATGACCAGCGGTCAGACGCGGTTCCCGATCGCACCGTCGCGTTATGCGTTTCAGCAGCATGGGAATTCGGGTGCCTGGGTCAGTGAACTCTTGCCGCACACGGCAAAGATGGTTGACGACCTGGCGATCATCAAATCCATCAACACCGAGGCCATTAACCACGACCCGGCGATTACCTATATCTGCACCGGCCACCAGTTACCCGGCCGCGCGAGCATGGGATCTTGGCTCGGCTATGGTCTCGGGTCGATGAACGAGAACCTGCCCGCGTTCGTGGTCATGACGCCAAGCTGGACCGGCCGAAAGGATGCCCAGGCGCTTTACAACCGGCTTTGGGGTTCCGGATTCCTGCCGAGCAAGCATCAGGGGGTTCGCTTGCGGACAGACGGTGATGCCGTGCTGTTCCTTTCCGACCCTCCGGGGGTCACCTCGACGAAACGGCGGCGGATGCTCGACTCGCTGGCGACGCTCAACCAGAAGCATTATGACGAGTTCGCCGACCCTGAAACGCAGGCACGCATTGCCCAGTATGAAATGGCCTTCCGGATGCAGTCGTCGGTTCCCGACCTGATGAATCTGGCCGACGAACCGAAGCATATCCTCGATATGTACGGCCCGGATGTTCAGAAGCCTGGAACCTTCGCCTACTGTGCCCTCATGGCTCGTCGCCTCGCTGAGCGAGACGTGCGTTTCGTTCAGCTGTTCCATCGCGGCTGGGACCAGCACGGCAACGTGGCGGGCGATCTGCCGAAGCAGTGCCAGGACATCGACCAGCCGAGCTGGGCTTTGGTTCAGGATCTTAAGCAAAGAGGGCTGCTCGACGATACGTTGGTCATTTGGGGAGGTGAGTTCGGACGAACCATTTACTGTCAGGGCGGTCTGACCCGAGAGAATTACGGTCGAGACCACCACCCGCGCTGTTTCACCATCTGGATGGCGGGTGGTGGCATCAAGCCTGGCATCGTTCACGGCGAGACGGACGAATTCAGTTACAACGTCGTTCAGGATCCGGTGCACATTCATGAGATGAATGCCACGATCCTGCAATGCCTCGGGATCGACCACAAGCGATTGACCTACAAGTTCCAGGGGCTCGACATGCGATTGACGGGTGTCGAGGATCACGGCCCGGTTCGAGCCTTGCTCGCCTGA
- a CDS encoding SMP-30/gluconolactonase/LRE family protein — protein MNRFRHKARPASWASAAVLMALAFAIQLTVQAQEAATAPYESLGTIEVKHERFRNLISADSRLEILASGFEWTEGPVWWSEQQAVLFSDIPRNTVFAWTKDGELKTFLKPSGYTGSNQFTGEEPGSNGLLFDADGRLILCQHGDRRVARLNEDRTFETLAATYNGKRLNSPNDAVFKSDGSLYFTDPPYGLPKNVDDPAKELPFQGVYRLSPDGTLTLLTDQMSRPNGIAFSPDESILYVANSDPEQAIWMAFPVKEDGTLGEGTVFADATDQVGKVKGLPDGMAVDRLGNLFATGPGGVLIFAPDGTHLGTLNTGEATANCTFGGEDGSTLYVSADMHFCRIQTATQGLGFED, from the coding sequence ATGAATCGATTTCGACACAAAGCGAGGCCTGCGTCGTGGGCCTCGGCTGCTGTTCTGATGGCCCTGGCCTTTGCGATCCAGCTGACCGTACAGGCCCAGGAGGCGGCGACTGCCCCTTATGAATCACTAGGAACGATCGAGGTCAAACACGAGCGCTTTCGGAACCTGATTTCAGCGGATTCCCGGCTGGAAATTCTCGCGTCCGGTTTTGAGTGGACCGAGGGGCCGGTCTGGTGGTCGGAACAGCAGGCAGTCCTGTTCTCCGACATCCCCCGCAACACCGTCTTCGCCTGGACGAAGGACGGGGAGCTTAAGACCTTTCTGAAGCCGAGTGGGTATACGGGCTCGAACCAGTTCACTGGCGAGGAACCCGGCTCCAATGGCCTGTTGTTCGATGCTGATGGACGGCTCATTCTCTGTCAGCATGGCGACCGACGTGTCGCACGCCTTAACGAGGACCGGACCTTCGAAACCCTCGCCGCCACATACAATGGGAAACGCCTGAATAGCCCGAACGACGCCGTGTTCAAGTCCGACGGCTCGCTCTATTTCACCGATCCCCCCTACGGTTTGCCGAAGAACGTCGACGACCCGGCCAAGGAACTCCCGTTCCAGGGGGTTTACCGCCTGTCTCCCGACGGAACGTTAACACTATTAACCGATCAGATGTCCCGTCCGAACGGGATCGCCTTCTCCCCCGATGAATCGATCCTCTACGTCGCCAACTCCGACCCGGAACAGGCAATTTGGATGGCTTTTCCCGTCAAGGAAGATGGCACGCTCGGTGAGGGCACGGTCTTCGCCGATGCGACCGATCAGGTCGGCAAGGTGAAGGGATTACCTGATGGAATGGCTGTCGACCGACTCGGCAACCTCTTTGCCACCGGACCCGGTGGCGTCTTGATTTTCGCTCCCGACGGGACTCACCTCGGCACGCTAAATACCGGTGAGGCAACTGCCAACTGCACCTTCGGGGGTGAGGACGGCAGCACGCTCTATGTTTCGGCTGATATGCACTTCTGCCGAATCCAGACCGCAACTCAGGGCCTTGGTTTTGAGGATTAA